In Nostoc sphaeroides, the genomic window AGATAAAAACTCCGCGTTCTCGCACAATAGGCTTGTGAATCTCTTTTACTAAAGAAGATTTACCAACCCCAGCATAACCAGAAACTAAAACGAGTTCTGGTTTTCCTTGGCTAATAATTCGCTCAAATGCTTGTAAAAGTTTGATAATCTCTGGTTCTCGCCCGTACAATTTTTGAGGAATTTGAAACCGCTCTGAGATATCTTGCTCACCCAAAATAAAAGATTGGATTTCTCCAGTTGTCTCCAATTCTTTTAAGCACCGTTCCAGATCAAATTGCAAACCTAAAGCGCTCTGATACCTCTGTTCTGCAACCTTCGACAGCAATTTGATGATGATATCACAGAGGATTTGGGGAATATCAGAGTTTAGCTTTTTCGGTGATGGCGGAGATTTAGCAATATGACAATGTACCCACTCTAAGGGGTCTTTACCTTGAAATGGTAGCTGACCTGTCAGCATTTCATAAAAAGTGATTCCCAGAGAATATAAATCGCTGCGATGATCAATTCCTCGATTCATCCGCCCGGTTTGCTCAGGTGACAGATATGGTAGACTGCCTTCAATTTGACTGGAACTGCTAACCATTTGCTGCTGATATGGAATGAACGTAGCAATTCCAAAATCAGCAATTTTGATCTGATTAGTTTCGAGGTTAATTAAGATATTTTGCGGCTTAATATCCTTGTGGACAATATGATGAGTGTGAATTTGTGCAAGTTTACTAGTGATTTCAATAGCAATTTTCAGAAACGGCACAGGCTGTTGAAATTGGTCTAGCAACTGATCGAGCGATCGCGCCTCAAAATCCTCCATAATTAAATAAGGGATTCCCTGATGCATCTCTAAGGCGTAAGCTTTAACTACGGCTGTGGTATTTAACCTTTGTGCGATCGCATACTCATGTTTGAGTTGTGCAATGTTATTGGGTGTACACTGTTCTTTCCGTAGCCCTTTGATAATTACCGGACACTGATTTTTAACTCTAATTCCACGGTATATGACTGCTTTTACCCCTGCTTTTAACAAAGTGACAATTTGAAATCCGGGTAATGCAATCATCATGCCAAATACTCCAGCCGTGCTTCTTCAGGGATAATTCGAGCTTAATTGTATTTTAAATACATTTCCTTGGACAGATGAAATTTAGATGATATTAGGTTTGGATAATTACGTTCTGCTGACTCACAAACTAAAAATAAGCTAAAATTCAAGCAGAGTAAGCATTTCCCGCTCATAAACTTCTATGCTTGATAACCTGCAAACCCAAATTTACCAACTAGAACAATTTGCCAACATCGTCGTTTCTAACCAACTAACACACCTTAGCGTGGTAAGCGTTGGTATTATCTTTGCTGCTGGCTTGCTTACCAGTCTTACACCCTGTATGCTTTCTATGCTGCCAATTACCATTGGTTACATCGGCGGTTATGAAGCTAAAAGCCGCCTCCAAGCAGCGGCCCAATCAACTTGGTTTGCTTTAGGTTTAGCAACTACATTGGCAGGGATGGGTATTATAGCAGCTTTTGTCGGAAAAGTCTACGGTCAAGTAGGAATTGGTTTGCCGATTATCGTCAGCATTATCGCCATTCTTATGGGGCTGAACTTATTAGAAGCGCTACCTTTGCAATTTCCATCCTTGGGCGAAACGAATTGGATTTCGCCAGATTTGCCAGCAGGATTGCGTTCTTATTTGCTGGGGCTGACTTTCGGCTTAGTCGCATCCCCTTGTAGCACACCTGTTTTAGCTAGTTTGTTGGGTTGGATTGCCAATACACAAGACTTAATTTTTGGGGCTGTTTTGCTACTTTCTTACACAGCCGGTTATGTAGCACCACTGATTTTAGCGGGTACTTTTACAGCTTCAATTAAAAAATTACTAGAATTGCGTCGCTGGTCTGGTTGGATTAACCCAGTTAGCGGGGCGCTGTTGGTAGGATTCGGTGTATTTTCTTTAATTTCTCGAATTCCCCTTGGCAGTTTTTAATATCAATACCTTTGTTAGATTTTACACATAATGACTTTAGAAGATTCAGCGTCGAAAGAATTAAAATGGTGGGCAGTACCTGGGCAGTTCTTACGGCAAGAGCTTTTGCCTGTACTGACTAACTTACGACTAGCGATCGCACTACTGCTATTGATTGCCATCTTTAGCTCCACCGGTACTGTAATTGAGCAAGGTCAGTCACCCGCATTTTACCAGGCTAACTACCCAGAACATCCAGCTTTGTTTGGTTTCTTAACTTGGAAGGTAATTCAGGTAGTTGGGTTAGACCACGTATATCGTACTTGGTGGTTTTTAGCATTACTAATTTTATTTGGCACTAGCTTAACTGCTTGTTCATTTACCCGACAGTTACCAGCCTTAAAAGCTGCCCAGCGCTGGAAATATTACGACGAACCACGGCAATTTAAAAAGTTAGCTTTAAGTGCAGAACTAGATAGTGGTTCCTTAGATTCTCTCAGCCAAATATTACAGAAACGTCGCTATAAAATTTTTCCAGATCAAGAAAAAGAAAATCTCCTTTACGCACGCAAAGGAATAGTAGGACGCATCGGGCCAATTATCGTTCATATTGGCATCGTCGCTATTCTGATCGGGGGAATTTGGGGAGCGATGACTGGTTTTTTGGCTCAGGAAATGGTTGCTAGT contains:
- a CDS encoding cytochrome c biogenesis protein CcdA; this encodes MLDNLQTQIYQLEQFANIVVSNQLTHLSVVSVGIIFAAGLLTSLTPCMLSMLPITIGYIGGYEAKSRLQAAAQSTWFALGLATTLAGMGIIAAFVGKVYGQVGIGLPIIVSIIAILMGLNLLEALPLQFPSLGETNWISPDLPAGLRSYLLGLTFGLVASPCSTPVLASLLGWIANTQDLIFGAVLLLSYTAGYVAPLILAGTFTASIKKLLELRRWSGWINPVSGALLVGFGVFSLISRIPLGSF